Within the Alteromonas sp. M12 genome, the region TTGGTCGCGCTATTGTGCGTCAGCCTTCGGCGTTCTTGTTCGATGAACCTTTATCAAACTTAGATGCATCTTTAAGAGTTAACATGCGTCTTGAGATTTCTGAATTACACAAGAGCTTAGCAACAACAATGATCTATGTAACCCATGATCAGGTTGAGGCGATGACAATGGCTGACCGTATCGCGGTATTTAATGGCGGTGTAATTGAGCAAGTGGGTACGCCTATGGAGTTATATCAAAATCCAGTGAACCGTTTTGTTGCGGGCTTCATCGGCTCACCAAAAATGAACTTCATTGATGTAAAACCTGTTGAGGGTGATCCAACTAGCAGCATAGGTGTTCGTCCAGAGCATTTGAAAGTAACTCAAGAACAAGGTTTATGGAGCGGAAAAGTAGGGGTTATTGAACACCTCGGTTCAGAGACTTTCCTGCATGTTCACGTTGACGGCGTTGGTACATTGACCATTAAAGACGATGGAGATTGTCCATTAAAATATGGTGATCTTGTCAATCTCACCGCGTCACAAAATAAAATCATGCATTTTGATAAAGACGGTGTGACCTTAGCGTCCTTGTCTTGGGGCGATAATGCTGTAATCGCTAAATAATCTTTAGTGAGCTTAGGCGCCAATGTCCGCTCCTAAGCTCGCATTTTAATGAGTAAATTTTTATGGCAATTCAACTGTGCTATCAATCACTTGAAGCATTACCAAATAATATAGGTAAACCCAACTATTCCAGGGATTCGTTGTCAGCAGGGATTGTACATATCGGAGTGGGTAATTTTCATCGTGCACATCAAGCTATGTATTTACACCAGCTGTTCAATTCTGGCGAAGCCTTAGATTGGGCAATTCGAGGTGCTGGTACTAAGTCTTTCGATGCGGTGATGCGCGATAAACTTCAACAGCAAGATTGGTTAACGACCGTTGTTGAATTAGATAGTAAAGGATTAACTGCGCAAGTTTGTGCATCAATGATAGATTTTATTGAAAATGATGCCGACAGCGTAATCCAAGCCTTGAGTCACAGTGAAATACGCATAGTGTCGTTAACGATTACTGAAGGCGGTTATTTCATGGATGACAAAACTGGTGGATTTAATCTCAGTGACCCCGAAATTCAGCTGGATATAAACAACTTCAGTAAACCCAAAACGGTGTTTGGCATAATCATTAAGGCGCTACAACATCGCCGTGATAATCATATTGCACCATTTACTGTTATGTCATGTGACAACATTCCTCACAATGGTTTGGTTACCAAACGTGTAATTTCGCAAATGGCCAGTGAAATCGATCAAGGATTGGCAGATTGGATTGCTGATAAGGTTTCATTTCCCAACTCAATGGTAGATTGCATTACTCCGGCTACGTCTAATTTGGAACGAGAAAAACTGACAGATTTGTTTGGAATCACTGATAATGCGCCGGTATTTTGCGAACCTTTCCGTCAGTGGGTAATGGAAGATGACTTTGTGAATGGTCGTCCGCCATTGGAAAAGGTAGGGGTCGAGTTTGTTGAGAATGTCGAACCTTTCGAATTGATGAAATTGCGTATCCTCAATGGTGGTCACGCCGCCATTGCTTACCCTGCAGCTCTTTTAGGTATTCATTTTGTGCATCAAGTGATGGCAAACCCGTTGATTGGACAATACCTTAAAAAATTAGTGAGTGAAGAAATCATTCCTACGCTAAACCCAGTACCTGGAGTCGATTTTAATCAGTATTTTTCACTCATCGAATCGCGCTTTTCGAATCCAGAGGTAAAGGATACGGTTCCTAGATTGTGTCAGGACGCTTCCAATCGATTACCAAAATTTATTTTACCCATTATTCAAGCCAACTTAAGTCAAGGAAACGACTGTAAAGGGTTAGCATTGGTAATTGCATTATGGTGTCGTTTATGTGCACAAGGAGGAGATCCAGATAGCCCTATAACGATTCAGGATCAACAAGCTAATAGACTGATAAACCAAGCAATATTAGCTAAGGATAATCCATCTATATTTTTGCAAATGCATGATATATTTGGGACACTTGGGAGCCAAGATACCTTTATTCGAGATTTTTCAAATTGGTTGAACATGCTCTGGGATGTCGGTACTTCTAATACCTTAAAACACTACTTGTAGTAATTTTCTTAACTGGTGACACTATCATGACGCAAACCCAAACTTCGCTTTCACCCTGTTCAATTGATTTGGTTATTTTCGATTGTGATGGGGTATTAATCGATAGTGAAATTCTGAGTAAGCGGGTGTTGCTTTCAATGCTTGAAGATCTGGGTGTCAGTATCTCTGATAGTTACTTCGACACTTATTTTCTCGGACAAAGCTTTAAATCTGTTACTGCTAGGGTGTTAACAGACTACTCTGTGACGTTAACTGAGCAGTTTCGAGAAAATTATTTAGCTGCATTGTTGCAGGTGTTTGCACAAGAATTGGTTTCTACCGATGGTTTAAAGGATATGCTTGCAGCATTACAAACAAACAGTTGTGTTGCTACTAGTAGCAGCCCGCAAAGAGTGAAATTTGCTCTGCAAACTATCGGTTTAAGCGATTTTTTTAGCGATAGGGTTTTTACCTCCTCAGAGGTGAAAAATGGCAAACCTGCCCCTGATATATTTCTGCACGCAGCCTCTAGAGTCGGTGTAGAGCCAGAAAATTGTTTAGTGATTGAAGATTCACAAGCTGGTATTCAAGGGGCCCTAGCAGCCAATATGCAAGTCATTAAGTACGCTGGCGCAAGTCATCTGAAGCATAAAGGCATATTAGAAACGGATATAGCAAACAATGTGGCAACAATATTTGATTGGCAGCAGTTATTTGAACTGGTTCCTTCTCTCAATTCAAGCAAGCCAATAGCGAGGTAAAAGTGGTTAAGTTAACGAATGCCGAAATGCGTAAGCTAGATGAAGCAGCTAGAGCTGGTTGGTTGTATTATGTGGCCGGTAAAACCCAAGACGAAATTGCTAAAAAACTCAATGTATCCCGTCAATCAGCTCAACGTATGGTTGCTTTGTCGGTCAGTAAGGGCTTAATCAAGGTTAGGTTAGATCATCCCATTGCTAAGTGCATGGACTTGAGCGTTAAACTCAAAGATCGCTTTGGTTTAACCACCTGTGAAGTGGTGCCTAGCGATGATTCTGAATCAACTTTGGGACTCGCTCAAGCTGGTGCAGATGAAATTGAAAAGCACCTTAAATCGGCTGAACCCAAAGTGCTTGCCATGGGGACAGGTCGGGTTTTACGCGATTGTGTTGATGAGCTTTCCTCATTGGACTGTGAGCAACACAAAATAGTCGCTTTGTTGGGGAACATGACATTAGATGGTTCCGCATCTCCTTACGATGTAGTAGTGCGTATGGCAGAACATATTAAAG harbors:
- a CDS encoding ATP-binding cassette domain-containing protein; the encoded protein is MGSITLKQVTKSFGDVNVIKPLDLEIKDGEFIVFVGPSGCGKSTLLRMIAGLEDTTSGNIEIDGKDATKTPPAKRGLAMVFQSYALYPHMSVRNNIAFPLKRAKVDPAEIEEKIASAAKILNLGDYLDRKPGQLSGGQRQRVAIGRAIVRQPSAFLFDEPLSNLDASLRVNMRLEISELHKSLATTMIYVTHDQVEAMTMADRIAVFNGGVIEQVGTPMELYQNPVNRFVAGFIGSPKMNFIDVKPVEGDPTSSIGVRPEHLKVTQEQGLWSGKVGVIEHLGSETFLHVHVDGVGTLTIKDDGDCPLKYGDLVNLTASQNKIMHFDKDGVTLASLSWGDNAVIAK
- a CDS encoding mannitol dehydrogenase family protein, yielding MAIQLCYQSLEALPNNIGKPNYSRDSLSAGIVHIGVGNFHRAHQAMYLHQLFNSGEALDWAIRGAGTKSFDAVMRDKLQQQDWLTTVVELDSKGLTAQVCASMIDFIENDADSVIQALSHSEIRIVSLTITEGGYFMDDKTGGFNLSDPEIQLDINNFSKPKTVFGIIIKALQHRRDNHIAPFTVMSCDNIPHNGLVTKRVISQMASEIDQGLADWIADKVSFPNSMVDCITPATSNLEREKLTDLFGITDNAPVFCEPFRQWVMEDDFVNGRPPLEKVGVEFVENVEPFELMKLRILNGGHAAIAYPAALLGIHFVHQVMANPLIGQYLKKLVSEEIIPTLNPVPGVDFNQYFSLIESRFSNPEVKDTVPRLCQDASNRLPKFILPIIQANLSQGNDCKGLALVIALWCRLCAQGGDPDSPITIQDQQANRLINQAILAKDNPSIFLQMHDIFGTLGSQDTFIRDFSNWLNMLWDVGTSNTLKHYL
- a CDS encoding HAD family hydrolase, with protein sequence MTQTQTSLSPCSIDLVIFDCDGVLIDSEILSKRVLLSMLEDLGVSISDSYFDTYFLGQSFKSVTARVLTDYSVTLTEQFRENYLAALLQVFAQELVSTDGLKDMLAALQTNSCVATSSSPQRVKFALQTIGLSDFFSDRVFTSSEVKNGKPAPDIFLHAASRVGVEPENCLVIEDSQAGIQGALAANMQVIKYAGASHLKHKGILETDIANNVATIFDWQQLFELVPSLNSSKPIAR
- a CDS encoding sugar-binding transcriptional regulator, which translates into the protein MVKLTNAEMRKLDEAARAGWLYYVAGKTQDEIAKKLNVSRQSAQRMVALSVSKGLIKVRLDHPIAKCMDLSVKLKDRFGLTTCEVVPSDDSESTLGLAQAGADEIEKHLKSAEPKVLAMGTGRVLRDCVDELSSLDCEQHKIVALLGNMTLDGSASPYDVVVRMAEHIKAKHYPMPLPVLPRSKEEKEQLHSQYNIASNLALAANADVTFVGIGNLGLHSPLMLDGFITKEELKDLQKNGAVGEIISWVFDRNGKLLDCAVNDRVASTPLAVSSDKPVIGIAAGQEKVDAILGALRSKMINGLITNEYTAEKVLSLD